DNA sequence from the Buchnera aphidicola (Cinara kochiana kochiana) genome:
AATTTGTTTAAAAATTTTTTTTAAACCTATTTTATATAAAGCAGATATTTTAATAATGGCAATATTTTTAATGAATTTTAAACGATTTAAAACAATACTGGTAATTATTTTTTTTTTATCTGATGTAATTAAATCCCATTTATTTAACAGTATAAAAAAAGAAAAACCAGAATTTATTATTCTATTAATAATAGATAAATCTTGAGCACAAATACCAGCATATACATCAATTACAATGATAATAATTTGATTGAATTTCATTATATCAAAAGATTTTTTTTCAGATATATATTCTAAAAAAGTACGTTTTTTATTTTTTTTATTAATACCAGCTGTATCTGTTAATATATATTCAATATTATTTACAATTAAAGATTCTGTAATAATATCCCTAGTAGTTCCAGGTATAGAGCTAGTAATTATTCGATTATAATTAAGTAATTTATTTACTATGGTAGATTTACCAGAATTTGGTTTTCCAACAAAACAAACTTTTATTTTAGTACTAATACTAACATTTTTTTGATTATTATCAAATAATTTATTAAGATTTAGTTCTTTATACAGAACATATATTTTTTTTAAAAAATTAACAATTCCAATACGATGAAGTACAGATATTTTACATATATTTTTAATCCCAAAATCATAAAAATCAATTATTTTATCATTTAAATTAATTTTATCAATTTTATTTATTAATAAAATAATTGGTTTATTGAATTTTCTTATTTTCTTTAAGATAAAATCATCTAATTTAGTTATTCCAATATATGCATCAACAACAAAAATTATTAAATTTGATCTTTTTATTGCGATTTTTGTTTGTTTATATGATTCTAATTTAATAATATTATTGGTTTCTTTTTTTTTAAAAAAATCAATACCTGCAGTATCAATAATACAAAATTGATGATTTTTTATTGAAAAATATCCAGAATTCATATCACGAGTAGTTTGATGAAATTTACTAATTAATGAATTATTTGATTTTATTAATAAGTTAAATAAACTGGACTTTCCAACATTAGACTGACCTATTAAAGTAATTATGGGTACCATTCTAAAATATTTCTCGTTTTAAAAGAATATTTAGTCTATATTTTGAAAATATTTTACGCCATGTATGATTTCTAACATTATTTACTATTTCTATAGCATTATAAAATTGTCTTTGTTGTATATATAGTTTTACCAAATTTAATTTTATTAAAAACATTAAATTTTCTTCTAATTTTAAAGATATTAATTTTCTTAACATTAAAATAGATTTTTTATAT
Encoded proteins:
- the der gene encoding ribosome biogenesis GTPase Der, which codes for MVPIITLIGQSNVGKSSLFNLLIKSNNSLISKFHQTTRDMNSGYFSIKNHQFCIIDTAGIDFFKKKETNNIIKLESYKQTKIAIKRSNLIIFVVDAYIGITKLDDFILKKIRKFNKPIILLINKIDKINLNDKIIDFYDFGIKNICKISVLHRIGIVNFLKKIYVLYKELNLNKLFDNNQKNVSISTKIKVCFVGKPNSGKSTIVNKLLNYNRIITSSIPGTTRDIITESLIVNNIEYILTDTAGINKKNKKRTFLEYISEKKSFDIMKFNQIIIIVIDVYAGICAQDLSIINRIINSGFSFFILLNKWDLITSDKKKIITSIVLNRLKFIKNIAIIKISALYKIGLKKIFKQINIIYKESLLTFSSSYLTNIVQQAVIQHPLSTGATGKIIRLKYAHFVKQNPILIIIHGTQTQYISQTYKKYLVHFLQKELHIPNTPIKIFFKNNINPYIHKI